The following nucleotide sequence is from Pochonia chlamydosporia 170 chromosome 4, whole genome shotgun sequence.
AAAAGTTGAAggaagggtctggtgtggatgttggcgtttggaTGGAAGCTAAGGTGAGCAGGCGGAAGTGGGAAATGAAATGGCAAATGCAACACAGAAAtcagacacacacacacacacagcTACAGCACAGGCACAACATTAAACACTCACACAGACCAGAATGGGCCAGTcagtgacatggacatggacatgacatgacacAAGATCTTGATCCACTGATGCCCGCTGCTCAAACTAAGATTCAAGTTGCGGTGGCGTTCAAGGGTGCTGAAGTTGTGCATCCGCAGGGGTAGTCAATGCTGTGCGTTGCCATGATGTGCCAGACAGATTGGGCTTGACACGTATCGGTGACTATTTCATCTATCCTACCCGAGACATTAAGTTTTGTCAACTGGAGGTCTGGTTTGGCATGAATTTTcagagccaacattgaaccctgCGTCACTCTGACTCATCCCCGATTGACGACGAATTGTTTgtacacatgcatgtcaaATTTTAGCCCAATCCAAGAAAAGAACTATGGAACGCAAGAATAGAATGACTGTCACGCCGAAATTGTGCCTGATTTTATCCTAGGTGTTATTATGCAGCACGCATtccttgactttgactgtGTTGGTGGAGTGAAGGGATAATGGAGTGAATGTGGTTATTTAagcttccagatgtcatAATACTAACTTGGACGGATACTTTGTtaaactacctaggtattgTACAAAATAGATctatacctaggtactccaagacgaaaaaaaagaagaagaaaaatgaaAAGCcaaataaataaataaatacaCTTAAACTCAAAACTTCAATTACTTTGTGCCGGTCGAATAAAGGCACCTTCCCATCGCGTGCCATTGTCTTGTTGCGGGCGGTGAGCAGAATTTCCACTTTCCCACAACTTATTGCAAGGCGAGGCGGGGCCATTTTTTAACggccagtctggtgtctggtggggTGGAATCACACTCTATGCGTCTACGACACCAAAAGACGAGCTGTGGATTGCCAGCCAGAGCTTTCAACTCGAGACAATTACCCCGATAATTGGCTCTCGACGCCTTCCCTTCCAGGCTCGTCTTTGCCTACCTCTCTTATCCTTCACCCTCTaccgaccagacacttccTCGATCTGTGTCAACAACCCTCTTCTCCGCCCAAGATCTACGACGGTGTGAGATTTTACAAAACAGTCCTGGTAGCCCCAGATGGTTTCGTCACTCGCCCGCCTTCGTTTCGCTCCTCGATATGTCTGAATCGTTGGACAATGCCCATGGCTCTTCCGCAGCCGCTTCTGGTCTCGACTTAGTTGCGATTGACCAAGCTCTgagctcttcctccaccTCGATTCGAATCGCCAAGCtccatcatgttgacgacACAATTCGGCACAAGGGTAGCTCCAACCCTTGACTTTACCTAGCCGAGACTTCAAGAAGCTGACTTTGTGCTGCAGAATGCGACGCCTCGATTGTTCCTGATATTTTGAGGCTGCTCTTTTCAACCCATCCATTCTACCGAGACCGAGAATCGAGGCTTGCCGTTCAAAAATGCTTGATAAGCATTATTAAAGCTGGAGCCAGCGCCAAGGCCCTTGCTTCCGCCGTTAAGCTTATGCGCCAGGAGATTCAGAAGCCTGGAATTGCGATATCCAATGCCTTCGTTATTGTTGAATGGTGCAGCTTGTTCATGCAGCATGTTTCGCCGGATACTTGGGAGCAGCTCGGCAACGAGATTCTACTCACCGACGCAGATGCAGTTGAGAAATGTTTGCAATCGGGCTCCAAGAGTGGCATGACTCGATCAGCAACCATCGTAACAAGACGTGGTTTTCGCAGCCTGTTTTCTTCCACAGATACCCGAGAAAAGTTCCTAACCGCGGCCGTGACAACACTCACAACCAAAGGTGCTCAGCCAACAGCTAGACATGCCGTTGTATTGGGCATCATTGCCGGTGTATGCTCTCGACAGGCGCCATTACGGCCGGTCTTGACAAACTTGAAACCAAAATACTACGAGTTTTACTCTCGGGAGATCGTAGGGTCACGAACCACCCTGTCGGAACACATAGCTTCGGGTCTCGGCGATTTCTTCGTCAGTTTCACCACCCTCGAAGATGTCGAAAAAGATTTGGTTCCAGCCATTGAAAAGGGTTTATTGCGTGCCCCGGAAGTTGTCTTGGGCGGCGTCTTAAAGCCGCTGGTCTCTTCGCTGCCTGCCGATATTGACTTATCAAAGACTCTTGATGCTAAGCTATTGAAGCCGCTATTATCCAATATCAAATCGAGTAATCCAGCAATTCGCGGCGGCGCTATTATTGCCTTCCGCGCAATTGTGGAAAAATGCTCTGACCTCAAAACACTAGATCATGTTGTCGACGAAATCGCCAACCCCCTGGCTTCTGGCAAGCTCCCTGCTGCTGAACAGAAAATACTGCATTCCGAGATGCTGGAATCTATGCCTTTGTCATCGCAAAGTACTACAAAAGTCCTTACAGCTTTGTCGACCATCTCTTCAAAGGAAGGAAACgaagctgctcttgctgcCGAAACTTCTGCACTCGCCCGCGCTGCAATCTTGGCCCTCACAGAAGGCAGCGACCTCCCCAAACCAGCCATTGACACTGTTGTAAAAGGACTGGCAGACAAGAAACCTGGTTCCAGGAGAATATGGTTGCTACGTGCAGGCAGCATCCTGCATGCGCTTGGTTCTGCTAGCGCGACTCCCGGCCTGACTGCATTTGTTGATGGAGTCACCCCTAAGCTTATTGCAAATTTCCAGGAAGTCACATCAAAcgctgcagcatcagcacAAAGCGGACTTGTTGTTGGGGCATATATTCTTACAGCGCTGAATCCTGTACTGTGTGGGCAATTCCCTGACTCGGCGATCAGCTCATCGCTGGCTAAGGCGTCCATCTCAAACCAGGCCTTGTCTTTGGTCGCAAAGCAATCTTTTCTGTTAAACTATAGGGTTTATGGCAAACTCAGTGTCGAGGAAGACTTGCAATGGCTGTCCAGGGCACTGACTTCAGTGGCTCAGGGCCTCAATGATGACTCTGATGACGACGTTACTCTAGCATGGGCAGAGGCTTTCATCTATCTGATTACAACGCCGTCCATTCCGCCAAAGGTGCAACAGGAAGCAATCAAATCCCTCTCCAAATTATACATCGACCGAGCCGACGTAATCTGTCAGTTTGTTGTTGACGGTTTATGGAACAACTTCACCCTTGACGAAGCCAAAGAGAAAGATTTGAAGATTAATAAATCCAATCTTATCCATGTTTTAAGGTCAATATGTCTGGATCCCAGCGAGCTCACACACCTCGGCGGAGTTGTATCTCAAGAGCAATTGGAGTCCCAAGCCTGTTCCATCCTAGTCCTAGCGAGACCAGAGCTCATTCCTCGGTCCAGCTGGATTGACTTATGTCTGCGCATGGGCATAGATCCCGGTGCTCTTGCCAAGAAGCATACAAATGAACTTCTCGGCGAAATTGGCCAACGGTCCGCAATTGACCAAAACGTAAGTCGACACATAGCGTAGTGGtgggagtttggtgttgaaatTCTAACTTGCGTTGTCCAggttgatgccatcaaacAAGCTGCTTACAATGCGGCTGCCGAATTGGCGTTTGTTGCCCCAGAAGTCATAATTCCTCGCCTCATGGAACTAATTAGTCGCGATCTTGACCCTAAGCAGCTGCATGACATTGGCCCTGTCGAAGCAGCCATTTATCGAACCCCAGAGGGAACCTGTTTTGTTGACGTTCTAGCAAAGAAAACACAGAATGTTGTCCCCAACAAAAATACCAAAGACTACGACATATTAAAatgggaagaggagctgAGAAGCCAGCTTGAACAAAAGAAAGGCCAGCAACGAAAACTTACTGCGGAAGAGAATGCTAAAGTAAGCGCGCAACTTAAAAAAGAATCTGGCATCAGAATTTCTATCCGGGGAATCGAGGCCAAGTTATTACGTGGCATTGGAATTATCAAGTCCCTCGCCAACGGCCCACCTACTGATGCCACACTTTGGCTATCTTTTTCCGTTGGTCTTATTCTAGATGCCATTGATGCGGGAGCTGGTCTTATCATTGGTGACATTGCCCCGTTGGCGTATGTTGTCTGTTCAGAAAAGGTCTCATCGAGATTGGGGGCTATACGACAATTTATCGGTGTTGCAACGCTCCGGTTACGAGGTATTACCTTGTCCGAAAATTATGATGAGGAAAAACTGGAGGATCTTGTTACCCGTGTTTTGTACCGTCTCCGATTTGCAGGTGAGCAGCGTCCATTTGATGCTGTTTCCCTCATTTACATTTTGCCCCTGGTACTGGACGTTCTCCGAAaaggtggtgttggagaagacgcCGATGATCGAGATGCCCAACTAGTTTTGGCGGCCGAATTTCTCTCCTTCCATACCGACGTTTTCTCTGATGACGCAGTCCCACGAACCGAGCTTCTCGCTGTGCTCATCCAATCCATGCTACAATATGCTCAGCATTACAAGCTGATCAAGGACTGTTTCGCGGACATGTGTCGATGCATCGCACCCAACATGACTCAGCCAGAGATGCAGGTGCTAGCCAAAGGTGCCATTGTGTCGCAATCAAGTGTCAGAACGAGCGTCTTACAGTCCATTAGCTCTGAAGTTGACATGAGTGAACTCAAATACTCCGACGAGATTTGGCTGGCATGTCATGATGACGAGCAAGAAAATCGGGAGCTTGGAGCAGAGATATGGGAGGAGAGTGGATTCGCCGTTGACGCTAATGTCTCTCTGCGTATGATTCCATTTTTGGATAATAAAGACCCCCAACTCCGCCGGGCGGCTGCTAGATCACTGGCTGAAGCTGCACAAAGGCATAAGGAGACCTTGAGTGATGTGATTCCCCGACTACAGTCTCTGTATATCGAACTAGCGAAGCCCAAGGTCCAACAGCTAGACGAATACGGGATGCCAAAGAAGATGGACTTGTCTGATCCATGGGAGTCTAGGCAAGGTATCGCCTCTGCGTTCAAGGAGCTCACACCTGTACTGAACAGACAACAAATCGACGAACTTTTCAATTTCCTTATTGAATCCGGACCGCTTGGCGACAAGAGCGATAATGTTAGGAGGGAAATGCTGGATGCTGCGATTGCCGCAACTGAAGTTCACGGCAAGAGCATGATTGACgaattgatgaagaagtttgAGCATACTTTGGAGcagccagacaagaacaGCACTGCAGCTGACCGCGTCAATGAAGCCGTCATTATCATGTATGGTGCTTTGGCCAGGCATTTGGCCCCTGGGGACTCCAAGATCCCAATTGTCATCGAGCGCCTCCTCGCAACCCTCAGCACTCCATCCGAGACTGTGCAGTTCGCCATTGCGGAGTGTCTTCCCCCTCTGGTCAGAGTCTGCTCGGATAAATCTTCCAAGTATTTTGACCAGGTGCTTGAGGAGCtgctcaactccaaaaaGTATGCCAGTCAGCGTGGTGCTGCATACGGTCttgctggccttgtcctcggTAGAGGCATATCCTCGCTGCGCGAGTACCGTATCATTTCCACTCTCAAGAGTGCCATGGAAAATAAGAAGGAAGCTCACCAGCGTGAAGCTTCTCTGTTGGCTTTCGAACTCCTCTCAACAGTCCTCGGTCGTATATTCGAGCCTTACGTCATTCAAATTGTTCCCCAGCTCCTCAGCGGCTTTGGTGACAGTAATGCCGATGTACGCGATGCCTGtctggctgccgccaaggcttGTTTTGGTCATTTAAGCTCTTATGGTGTCAAGCAGATTATGCCTACACTTCTTGACGGCTTGGAtgaccaacaatggcgaagCAAGCGTGGAGCGTGCGACTTGCTCGGTGCAATGGCGTATCTTGACCCCAACCAGCTGGCAAATAGCCTGCCGGAAATCATCCCTCCTCTGACAGGTGTCTTGAACGACAGCCACAAGGAAGTCCGAGCTGCTGCCAACCGAAGTCTGAAGCGATTTGGTGAAGTCATCACGAACCCTGAAATTAAGAGCCTTGTTGATGTTCTCCTCAAGGCACTTAGTGATGCCACAAAGTATACCGACGATGCACTGGACTCCCTGATCAAAGTACAGTTCGTGCATTATCTCGATGCGCCATCTTTGGCACTTGTCACGCGTATTCTTCAGCGTGGCCTGGCCGATCGCTCTAATACCAAGAGAAAGGCTGCTCAGGTCATTGGCAGTCTGGCACACTTGACTGAAAAGAAGGACATCATTACACATCTTCCCATTCTCATTGCAGGTCTTAAGATTGCCGCCGTGGATCCGGTCCCAACAACCCGTGCCACTGCCTCTCGAGCATTGGGTTCACTTGTCGAGAAACTTGGCGAGGATGCTATGCCAGATCTGATCCCTGGTTTGATGGAAACTCTGAAGTCTGACACCGGAGCTGGAGACCGCCTTGGATCAGCTCAGGCTCTCAGTGAAGTTCTTGCCGGTTTGGGCACAGGCAGACTCGAGGAGACTCTGCCAACCATTCTTCAAAACGTCGACTCCTCAAAGGCAGCAGTTCGGGAAGGTTTCATGTCACTCTTTATTTTCCTTCCTGTATGCTTCGGAAACAGTTTTTCAAACTATCTTGGGCGCATTGTTCCACCTATCTTGGCTGGATTGGCTGACGACGTTGAATCAATACGCGAAACTGCGCTTCGAGCCGGACGACTTCTTGTTAAAAACTTTGCCGTTCGCGCAGTTGACCTGTTACTGCCCGAACTTGAGCGAGGTCTGGCGGACGACAGCTACAGGATCCGTCTCAGCTCTGTTGAGCTGGTTGGTGATCTTTTGTTCAACCTTACCGGTGTCAAGGCcaatgaagaaggagaagaggaggacatggaagcgGTCAAAGAAGCAGGAGCTTCCCTCAAGGAAGTTCTTGGAGAGGAGAAACGCAACAAGATCTTGTCTGCGTTGTATGTCTGCCGTTGTGACACTGCCGGCGCTGTGCGAACAGCTGCTGTCGCTGTCTGGAAAGTTCTGGTGCACAGTCCCAGAATTCTCAAGGAATTGGTGCCCACTCTCACTCAGCTCCTTATCAGAAGACTGGGTAGCTCCAATATGGAACACAAAGTCATTGCCAGCAATGCACTTGGAGAGCTTATTCGTAAGGCTGGAGACGGAGTACTCTCGAGTCTGCTGCCCACGTTGGAGGAAGGCTTGCAAACATCGACAGATTCAGATGCAAAGCAAGGTATTTGCTTGGCTCTCCGAGAACTTATTTCCTCTGCCTCTCCTGAAGCTATGGAAGACCACGAAAAGACACTTATTTCTGTGGTCCGCACTGCCCTCACTGATTCGGACGAAGAGGTcagagaagcagcagcggaAGCATTCGACTCCCTGCAGCAGATTCTTGGCAAGAGGGCAGTTGATCAAGTCCTGCCATTCCTCCTTAACCTTCTGCGATCTGAAGATGACGCGGAGAATGCCTTGTCTGCGCTTTTGACGTTGTTGACGGAAACTACTCGTTCCAACATCATTTTGCCGAACCTAATTCCCACTCTTACCACGCCTCCAATTTCAGCGTTCGATGCCAAGGCATTGGCGTCTCTGTCAAAGGTTGCTGGTGCCGCCATGAATCGTCGGCTGCCAGGCATTATCAACTCTCTATTGGATAATGAAATCAATTGCACAGAAGAGGGCCTTCGCGCTGATTTGGAAAGCTCGTTCGACACTGTGATCCAATCTATTGACGAGTACGACGGTTTGAACACAGTCATGAATGTGCTTTTGGGTCTTATCAAGCACGAGGATCATCGACGAAGAGCGGCCACGGCACGCCACATGGGCAGCTTTTTTGCCGCCAACGCTGTCGACTATTCTCGGTACAATCAAGACATCATTCGGTCTCTTCTCAATGCCTTTGATGACAGCGACTCCGAAGTTGTCAAGTCCTCATGGGCAGCCCTCAGCGAATTTaccaagaagctcaagaaggaagaaatgGAGTCTCTTGTCGTGTCTACCAGACAAACACTACTCCGGGTCGGTGTTGCTGGCGCCAATCTTCGCGGCTTCGAGTTGCCCAAGGGTATCAATGCTATTCTGCCCATTTTCCTGCAAGGATTGATGAATGGCACTGCCGACCAGAGAGCTCAGGCAGCGCTTGGTATCTCAGACATTGTCGACAGAACAAGCGAAGCTGCTCTTAAGCCTTTCGTGACACAAATCACAGGTCCTCTTATTCGTGTTGTGTCTGAGCGTGCTATAGAGGTCAGGGCTGCTATTCTGCTGACTCTCAACAGCttgttggacaagatgcCTACAGCACTGAAACCATTTTTGCCACAGCTGCAGCGAACATTTGCCAAATCTCTCGCAGATACTTCTAGTGATGTTTTGAGAAGCAGGGCAGCCAAGGCATTGGGCACTTTGATAAAATATACCCCTCGCATCGATCCATTGATCGCTGAACTGGTCGCTGGGTCCAAGACTGCGGATCCTGGTGTCAAGACTGCTATGCTCAAGGCGCTGTATGAAGTTATCAGCCGAGCCGGCGCAAACATGGGCGACGCGTCCAGGACTGCTGTCTTGTCTCTTATTGACATGGACACTGATGAGCGAGATGAGGCCATGACCGTTACGAACGCCAAGCTGTTGGGTGCTCTGATCAAGAATGTACCGGAAGAAGCCGCAATGCCCCTGCTGAAGAATCGAGTGATTACGTCTCATTTCAGCAACTCTTCCGTGTTAGCATTGAACTCCGTGCTCGTTGAGTCCCCGGATATTCTTTTGCAGACCGCAGTCGCAGATGAGTTGCCCGAACTCCTCTGCCAGGGCATCGCCAGCAAGAATGTAAGACTTTTCTCACTAAACTTTGGGGAGTATCAATTCACTAACTATTATTCAGACATTTGTGGCCGACAATGTGATTCTTGCCACTGGAAAGGTCTTACTTTCGTCGCCTCCCAAGAGCTTTGACAGTCTCAAGACAATATTTGAAACCCTGGCCGACATCATCCAGCCCGGCAAACCTACTGACTCTAGACGGCTAGCCCTTGTGGTTGTGCGTACACTCAGTCGAACAAACATGGATATGGTTCGACCTCACGTGGCTCTACTGGCAGCGCCTATTTTCGCCAGTGTTCGAGACCCCGTCATCCCCGTGAAACTGGCTGCCGAGGCGGCATTCGTGGAGCTTTTCaacgttgttgatgaggaaagTAAGGTGTTTGATAAGTTCATGGCAGGCCCTGGA
It contains:
- a CDS encoding translational activator GCN1 (similar to Aspergillus terreus NIH2624 XP_001218259.1), with translation MSESLDNAHGSSAAASGLDLVAIDQALSSSSTSIRIAKLHHVDDTIRHKECDASIVPDILRLLFSTHPFYRDRESRLAVQKCLISIIKAGASAKALASAVKLMRQEIQKPGIAISNAFVIVEWCSLFMQHVSPDTWEQLGNEILLTDADAVEKCLQSGSKSGMTRSATIVTRRGFRSLFSSTDTREKFLTAAVTTLTTKGAQPTARHAVVLGIIAGVCSRQAPLRPVLTNLKPKYYEFYSREIVGSRTTLSEHIASGLGDFFVSFTTLEDVEKDLVPAIEKGLLRAPEVVLGGVLKPLVSSLPADIDLSKTLDAKLLKPLLSNIKSSNPAIRGGAIIAFRAIVEKCSDLKTLDHVVDEIANPLASGKLPAAEQKILHSEMLESMPLSSQSTTKVLTALSTISSKEGNEAALAAETSALARAAILALTEGSDLPKPAIDTVVKGLADKKPGSRRIWLLRAGSILHALGSASATPGLTAFVDGVTPKLIANFQEVTSNAAASAQSGLVVGAYILTALNPVLCGQFPDSAISSSLAKASISNQALSLVAKQSFLLNYRVYGKLSVEEDLQWLSRALTSVAQGLNDDSDDDVTLAWAEAFIYLITTPSIPPKVQQEAIKSLSKLYIDRADVICQFVVDGLWNNFTLDEAKEKDLKINKSNLIHVLRSICLDPSELTHLGGVVSQEQLESQACSILVLARPELIPRSSWIDLCLRMGIDPGALAKKHTNELLGEIGQRSAIDQNVDAIKQAAYNAAAELAFVAPEVIIPRLMELISRDLDPKQLHDIGPVEAAIYRTPEGTCFVDVLAKKTQNVVPNKNTKDYDILKWEEELRSQLEQKKGQQRKLTAEENAKVSAQLKKESGIRISIRGIEAKLLRGIGIIKSLANGPPTDATLWLSFSVGLILDAIDAGAGLIIGDIAPLAYVVCSEKVSSRLGAIRQFIGVATLRLRGITLSENYDEEKLEDLVTRVLYRLRFAGEQRPFDAVSLIYILPLVLDVLRKGGVGEDADDRDAQLVLAAEFLSFHTDVFSDDAVPRTELLAVLIQSMLQYAQHYKLIKDCFADMCRCIAPNMTQPEMQVLAKGAIVSQSSVRTSVLQSISSEVDMSELKYSDEIWLACHDDEQENRELGAEIWEESGFAVDANVSLRMIPFLDNKDPQLRRAAARSLAEAAQRHKETLSDVIPRLQSLYIELAKPKVQQLDEYGMPKKMDLSDPWESRQGIASAFKELTPVLNRQQIDELFNFLIESGPLGDKSDNVRREMLDAAIAATEVHGKSMIDELMKKFEHTLEQPDKNSTAADRVNEAVIIMYGALARHLAPGDSKIPIVIERLLATLSTPSETVQFAIAECLPPLVRVCSDKSSKYFDQVLEELLNSKKYASQRGAAYGLAGLVLGRGISSLREYRIISTLKSAMENKKEAHQREASLLAFELLSTVLGRIFEPYVIQIVPQLLSGFGDSNADVRDACLAAAKACFGHLSSYGVKQIMPTLLDGLDDQQWRSKRGACDLLGAMAYLDPNQLANSLPEIIPPLTGVLNDSHKEVRAAANRSLKRFGEVITNPEIKSLVDVLLKALSDATKYTDDALDSLIKVQFVHYLDAPSLALVTRILQRGLADRSNTKRKAAQVIGSLAHLTEKKDIITHLPILIAGLKIAAVDPVPTTRATASRALGSLVEKLGEDAMPDLIPGLMETLKSDTGAGDRLGSAQALSEVLAGLGTGRLEETLPTILQNVDSSKAAVREGFMSLFIFLPVCFGNSFSNYLGRIVPPILAGLADDVESIRETALRAGRLLVKNFAVRAVDLLLPELERGLADDSYRIRLSSVELVGDLLFNLTGVKANEEGEEEDMEAVKEAGASLKEVLGEEKRNKILSALYVCRCDTAGAVRTAAVAVWKVLVHSPRILKELVPTLTQLLIRRLGSSNMEHKVIASNALGELIRKAGDGVLSSLLPTLEEGLQTSTDSDAKQGICLALRELISSASPEAMEDHEKTLISVVRTALTDSDEEVREAAAEAFDSLQQILGKRAVDQVLPFLLNLLRSEDDAENALSALLTLLTETTRSNIILPNLIPTLTTPPISAFDAKALASLSKVAGAAMNRRLPGIINSLLDNEINCTEEGLRADLESSFDTVIQSIDEYDGLNTVMNVLLGLIKHEDHRRRAATARHMGSFFAANAVDYSRYNQDIIRSLLNAFDDSDSEVVKSSWAALSEFTKKLKKEEMESLVVSTRQTLLRVGVAGANLRGFELPKGINAILPIFLQGLMNGTADQRAQAALGISDIVDRTSEAALKPFVTQITGPLIRVVSERAIEVRAAILLTLNSLLDKMPTALKPFLPQLQRTFAKSLADTSSDVLRSRAAKALGTLIKYTPRIDPLIAELVAGSKTADPGVKTAMLKALYEVISRAGANMGDASRTAVLSLIDMDTDERDEAMTVTNAKLLGALIKNVPEEAAMPLLKNRVITSHFSNSSVLALNSVLVESPDILLQTAVADELPELLCQGIASKNTFVADNVILATGKVLLSSPPKSFDSLKTIFETLADIIQPGKPTDSRRLALVVVRTLSRTNMDMVRPHVALLAAPIFASVRDPVIPVKLAAEAAFVELFNVVDEESKVFDKFMAGPGSDLPANTKRSMTDYFKRVAMRLGAQARERREAEGGQGGLGLSNDEQEDENEIWSVGKLEVAGETFA